A genomic window from Deltaproteobacteria bacterium includes:
- a CDS encoding threonine synthase — protein sequence MSYVKGLRCRECGAETPIAPLHVCETCFGPFEVQYDYAAIRRALTREKIAARPRNLWRYRELLPIEGEPRVGLHSGMTPLVRADRLAAVLGVKELWVKDDSVNHPTFSYKDRVVSVAISKAIEFGFETVSCASTGNLANSVSAHAARAALACYIFIPDDLEQGKVIGSTIYGPRTIAVRGTYDDVNRLCSEVADKYGWAFVNINVRPYYTEGAKTYGFEIAEQLGWRLPRHIVVPTAGGTILPKVAKAFRELRDLGLVEGDFKIYTAQAAGCAPVVHALHKGAELIAPVKPQTIAKSIAIGNPADGFYVLKAVRESGGWGEAVTDEEIVAGIRLLARTEGIFTEPAGGTTVAVTKKLIEQGRIPRDESIVVSITGNGYKTLEAVLDTVEQPFRIPARLADFDELHARLNAARAASAV from the coding sequence ATGAGCTACGTGAAGGGTCTCCGCTGCCGCGAGTGCGGCGCCGAGACGCCGATCGCGCCGTTGCACGTGTGCGAGACGTGCTTCGGCCCGTTCGAGGTCCAGTACGACTACGCCGCCATCCGCCGCGCGCTGACCCGCGAGAAGATCGCCGCCCGCCCGCGCAACCTCTGGCGCTACCGCGAGCTCCTGCCGATCGAGGGCGAGCCGCGCGTCGGGCTCCACTCGGGCATGACGCCGCTGGTGCGCGCGGACCGGCTGGCCGCCGTGCTCGGCGTGAAGGAGCTCTGGGTCAAGGACGACTCGGTCAACCACCCGACCTTCTCCTACAAGGACCGAGTCGTCTCGGTCGCGATCTCGAAGGCGATCGAGTTCGGCTTCGAGACCGTGTCGTGCGCCTCGACCGGCAACCTCGCCAACTCCGTCTCGGCGCACGCGGCGCGCGCCGCCCTCGCCTGCTACATCTTCATCCCCGACGACCTCGAGCAGGGCAAGGTGATCGGGTCCACCATCTACGGCCCGCGCACCATCGCCGTGCGCGGCACCTACGACGACGTGAACCGGCTGTGCAGCGAGGTGGCGGACAAGTACGGCTGGGCCTTCGTCAACATCAACGTGCGTCCGTACTACACGGAGGGCGCCAAGACCTACGGCTTCGAGATCGCGGAGCAGCTCGGCTGGCGGCTCCCGAGGCACATCGTGGTCCCGACCGCGGGCGGCACGATCCTGCCCAAGGTCGCCAAGGCGTTCCGCGAGCTGCGCGACCTCGGCCTGGTCGAGGGCGATTTCAAGATCTACACGGCGCAGGCGGCGGGCTGCGCCCCCGTCGTGCACGCGCTCCACAAGGGCGCGGAGCTCATCGCCCCCGTGAAGCCGCAGACGATCGCCAAGTCCATCGCCATCGGCAACCCGGCCGACGGCTTCTACGTGCTCAAGGCCGTGCGCGAGTCGGGCGGCTGGGGCGAAGCGGTGACCGACGAGGAGATCGTGGCCGGCATCCGGCTCCTCGCCCGCACCGAGGGGATCTTCACCGAGCCCGCGGGCGGCACGACGGTCGCGGTCACCAAGAAGCTGATCGAACAGGGGAGGATCCCCCGTGATGAGTCGATCGTCGTGAGCATCACGGGCAACGGCTACAAGACGCTCGAGGCGGTGCTCGACACGGTCGAGCAGCCGTTCCGCATCCCGGCCCGCCTCGCCGACTTCGACGAGCTGCACGCTCGCCTGAACGCCGCCCGCGCGGCGAGCGCCGTCTGA
- a CDS encoding MoaD/ThiS family protein yields MMVQVKVPTPLRKYTGGAGGIEAQGATVAALVDDLERRYPGLKERICDESGQVRRFVNIFVNGEDIRFLAHLDTPLKAGDELSIVPAIAGGR; encoded by the coding sequence ATCATGGTCCAGGTCAAGGTACCAACGCCGCTCCGCAAGTACACGGGGGGCGCCGGGGGGATCGAGGCGCAGGGGGCGACGGTGGCCGCGCTCGTGGACGATCTCGAGCGGCGCTACCCGGGGCTGAAGGAGCGCATCTGTGACGAGTCGGGACAGGTGCGGCGCTTCGTGAACATCTTCGTCAACGGCGAGGACATCCGCTTCCTCGCGCACCTCGACACGCCCCTCAAGGCGGGGGACGAGCTGTCGATCGTCCCGGCGATCGCCGGAGGCCGCTAG
- a CDS encoding cysteine synthase family protein — protein MPSALQLVGNTPLVEIRRARDGVAPGVRILGKLEGFNPGGSVKDRPALKMIEDGLARGRLVPGKTILDSTSGNTGIALAMVGAALGYPVELVMPGNVSKERKQVVAAFGAKAIFSDPLEGSDGAIRLCRQILAENPDRYFKPDQYNNEANSLAHYETTGPEIWRQTAGAITHFVATIGTGGTIMGTGRHLKEQNRSVQVIAAEPADAFHGIEGLKHMASSIVPGIYHEEALDRKLGIDTEDAYNMVYRLGREEGLLLGQSSGAAHVAALEVARALREGTVVVLYPDFGDRYLSTNLWVGWQKLGGTTP, from the coding sequence GTGCCCTCCGCGCTCCAGCTGGTCGGCAACACGCCGCTGGTCGAGATCCGGCGCGCGCGGGACGGCGTGGCGCCGGGGGTGCGCATCCTCGGCAAGCTCGAGGGCTTCAACCCCGGCGGCTCGGTGAAGGACCGCCCCGCCCTCAAGATGATCGAGGACGGGCTCGCGCGCGGGCGGCTCGTGCCCGGGAAGACGATCCTCGACTCCACCTCGGGCAACACCGGCATCGCGCTCGCCATGGTGGGCGCCGCGCTCGGCTACCCGGTCGAGCTGGTGATGCCGGGCAACGTGAGCAAGGAGCGCAAGCAGGTGGTGGCCGCCTTCGGCGCCAAGGCGATCTTCTCGGACCCGCTCGAGGGCTCCGACGGGGCGATCCGCCTCTGCCGTCAGATACTGGCCGAGAACCCCGACCGCTACTTCAAGCCCGACCAGTACAACAACGAGGCGAACTCGCTCGCCCACTACGAGACCACGGGCCCCGAGATCTGGCGCCAGACCGCCGGCGCCATCACGCACTTCGTCGCCACCATCGGCACCGGCGGGACGATCATGGGGACGGGGCGCCATTTGAAGGAGCAGAACCGGAGCGTCCAGGTGATCGCCGCCGAGCCCGCCGACGCCTTCCACGGCATCGAGGGGCTCAAACACATGGCGTCCTCGATCGTACCCGGCATCTATCACGAGGAGGCGCTCGACCGGAAGCTCGGGATCGACACCGAGGACGCCTACAACATGGTCTACCGCCTCGGCCGCGAGGAGGGCCTGCTGCTCGGGCAGTCGAGCGGCGCGGCGCACGTGGCAGCGCTCGAGGTGGCGCGCGCACTCCGCGAGGGGACGGTGGTCGTCCTCTACCCCGACTTCGGCGACCGCTACCTCTCGACCAACCTGTGGGTCGGCTGGCAGAAGCTGGGAGGGACGACGCCATGA
- a CDS encoding ferredoxin: MKRPPPRLAKAEPAPVARGKFYLTYPKKLVKEPLIYQMSRKFDLVFNVRSASVSEEIGIIALELDGRQGEIDAAVEWFRAQGVTVEPIEKNVIE, from the coding sequence ATGAAGCGGCCGCCGCCACGCCTCGCCAAGGCGGAGCCCGCGCCGGTCGCGCGCGGGAAGTTCTACCTCACCTACCCGAAGAAGCTCGTGAAGGAGCCGCTCATCTACCAGATGAGCCGGAAGTTCGACCTGGTGTTCAACGTGCGCAGCGCGAGCGTCAGCGAGGAGATCGGCATCATCGCCCTCGAGCTCGACGGCCGGCAGGGGGAGATCGACGCCGCCGTCGAGTGGTTCCGCGCCCAGGGCGTCACCGTCGAGCCGATCGAGAAGAACGTCATCGAGTGA
- a CDS encoding DASS family sodium-coupled anion symporter: protein MGLLGFLALRAMAPPAGLSAAGQSALAIFALCLVYWVTNVIPLMVTSLLAMVLLPTTGALPARDTYALFGNEAVFFILGAFILAASLMKCGLSTRIAIAVLRRFGHTPRALLLSLFLMNAFMAFFMSEHAVAAMTFPITVEIARVLRLPRQQSNYGRALFLAMAWGTQIGGIATLLGGGRAPLALGMLRDFNGQTYSFAQWTLAAWPLVAVLLAVGWQVIVRFFPIDITSVRDADVVIAEKALRLGRPSGKEKSIALVMLGTLAAWIVGGEEFGLATIALGAVVLLFVLDLLSWRDIEQYVNWGVLLMYGGAIALGSALNRSGASTFIASVTVSRWAHSPLAVVAMISALGILLTEAMSHSAVVALLMPVALGIAAQFGIDPRVMAPAVALPAGLAFTLPVGTPGNAIAYSSGYLRLRDMLVPGSVMVVIAWAAFNLVARYYWPLIGLTLAAPRP from the coding sequence ATGGGGCTCCTCGGCTTCCTCGCGCTACGCGCCATGGCGCCGCCCGCCGGTCTCTCGGCCGCCGGGCAGAGCGCGCTCGCCATCTTCGCCCTCTGCCTCGTCTACTGGGTGACGAACGTCATCCCGCTCATGGTGACGAGCCTGCTCGCCATGGTGCTCCTGCCGACCACGGGTGCGCTGCCCGCCCGGGACACCTACGCGCTCTTCGGCAACGAGGCGGTCTTCTTCATCCTGGGCGCCTTCATCCTCGCCGCCTCGCTCATGAAGTGCGGGCTCTCGACCCGGATCGCGATCGCCGTGCTGCGCCGCTTCGGCCACACGCCGCGCGCGCTCCTCCTCTCGCTCTTCCTGATGAACGCCTTCATGGCGTTCTTCATGTCGGAGCACGCGGTCGCCGCCATGACCTTCCCGATCACGGTCGAGATCGCGCGCGTGCTCCGCCTGCCGCGCCAGCAGAGCAACTACGGGCGCGCCCTCTTCCTCGCCATGGCGTGGGGCACGCAGATCGGCGGCATCGCGACCCTCCTCGGCGGCGGACGGGCGCCGCTCGCGCTCGGCATGCTGCGCGACTTCAACGGCCAGACCTACAGCTTCGCCCAGTGGACGCTCGCCGCCTGGCCGCTGGTGGCGGTGCTGCTGGCGGTGGGCTGGCAGGTGATCGTGCGCTTCTTCCCGATCGACATCACCTCCGTGCGCGACGCCGACGTCGTCATCGCGGAGAAGGCGCTCCGCCTGGGACGGCCCTCGGGCAAGGAGAAGTCGATCGCCCTGGTGATGCTCGGCACCCTCGCCGCCTGGATCGTCGGGGGCGAGGAGTTCGGGCTCGCCACCATCGCGCTCGGCGCGGTGGTGCTCCTCTTCGTCCTGGACCTCCTCAGCTGGCGCGACATCGAGCAGTACGTGAACTGGGGCGTGCTCCTCATGTACGGCGGCGCGATCGCGCTCGGCTCGGCCCTCAACCGCTCGGGGGCCTCGACCTTCATCGCGAGCGTCACCGTGAGCCGCTGGGCGCACAGCCCGCTGGCCGTCGTCGCCATGATCTCCGCCCTGGGCATCCTGCTGACCGAAGCGATGAGCCACTCGGCGGTGGTCGCGCTGCTCATGCCGGTGGCCCTCGGCATCGCGGCGCAGTTCGGGATCGATCCGCGCGTCATGGCGCCGGCGGTGGCGCTGCCCGCGGGGCTCGCCTTCACGCTGCCCGTCGGCACGCCCGGGAACGCGATCGCGTACTCGTCGGGCTATCTCCGCCTGCGCGACATGCTCGTGCCGGGCTCGGTCATGGTGGTGATCGCGTGGGCAGCGTTCAACCTGGTGGCGCGGTACTACTGGCCGCTGATCGGGCTCACGCTCGCCGCGCCGCGGCCGTGA
- a CDS encoding AbrB/MazE/SpoVT family DNA-binding domain-containing protein, with protein sequence MSTRAKLFWNGRSQAVRLPKEFRFSGDEVLIRRANDKVILEPVHKGWDDTFWACFGKLSDDVERTEFVASERREDAFP encoded by the coding sequence ATGAGCACGAGAGCGAAGCTGTTCTGGAACGGACGCAGCCAGGCGGTCAGGCTGCCGAAGGAGTTCCGCTTCAGCGGCGACGAGGTCCTCATCCGCCGGGCGAACGACAAGGTGATCCTCGAGCCCGTTCACAAGGGCTGGGACGATACCTTCTGGGCCTGCTTCGGTAAGCTCTCGGACGACGTCGAGCGGACCGAGTTCGTGGCGAGCGAGCGCCGCGAGGATGCCTTCCCCTGA
- a CDS encoding type II toxin-antitoxin system VapC family toxin, with the protein MRYLLDTNICIYALKRRPPEVLSRLERLTPADVAVSAVTAAELRFGASKSSAPERNHRVLDVFLGHINVLAFDVDAATSYGRVRAHLERRGRPIGAMDTLIAAHALSLGATLVSNNVREFKRVPRLRCENWVS; encoded by the coding sequence CTGAGGTACCTGCTCGACACCAACATCTGCATCTACGCCCTGAAGCGCCGGCCGCCCGAGGTTCTGAGTCGGCTCGAGCGCCTCACGCCCGCCGACGTCGCCGTGAGCGCCGTGACCGCGGCCGAGCTCAGGTTCGGGGCGAGCAAGAGCTCCGCTCCGGAGCGGAATCATCGCGTGCTCGACGTCTTCCTCGGGCACATCAACGTGCTCGCCTTCGACGTCGATGCCGCGACGAGCTATGGACGGGTGCGCGCCCATCTCGAGCGACGGGGGCGTCCGATCGGCGCGATGGACACGCTGATCGCCGCCCACGCGCTCTCCCTCGGGGCGACGCTCGTCTCGAACAACGTCCGTGAGTTCAAACGGGTCCCGAGATTGCGGTGCGAGAACTGGGTCAGTTAG
- a CDS encoding sulfate adenylyltransferase, whose amino-acid sequence MPDLIPPHGGLTEPVSLTVPAHEVERFRAEAARLARVPVSDSDLSSVYRFGDGGLSPLTGPMDAATYQRVLDECVIERGGRLYAWTIPIALPVTAELARKLGRGETVALTNSAGAVVATLAISDVYPWDKAKYLRSVYGTERTDHPGADMVLKGDADRTHLLGGRLRVLPQPTHPAFGRYVLTPREVRRLLAARGWDRVVAFQTRNPLHRAHEYALVYGLETLLRAGHDAGAALNPLIGETKGDDVHADVRMRTYEALIETRALGEGDSDPTLWGPRGESVPDRVILLGLDIKMFYAGPKEAVMHGIYRQNFGFTDLVVGRKHADAPFHDGTPIWGDFDAQEVFGSLRGDLGIKPVKVGFAAYYESVGRVDLMDNHPGEKPLTISGKDVRRALLEGREVDPRIMRPSTARILAAAMTGG is encoded by the coding sequence ATGCCCGATCTGATCCCTCCCCACGGCGGCCTGACCGAGCCCGTCTCCCTGACCGTCCCCGCGCACGAGGTGGAGCGGTTCCGGGCGGAGGCGGCGCGCCTCGCCAGGGTGCCGGTCTCCGACTCCGACCTCTCGAGCGTCTATCGCTTCGGCGACGGCGGGCTCTCCCCGCTCACCGGCCCGATGGACGCGGCCACCTACCAGCGCGTCCTCGACGAGTGCGTGATCGAGCGCGGCGGCCGGCTCTACGCCTGGACGATCCCGATCGCGCTGCCCGTGACGGCGGAGCTGGCGCGGAAGCTCGGGCGCGGAGAGACCGTCGCGCTGACCAACAGCGCCGGCGCCGTGGTCGCGACCCTCGCCATCAGCGACGTCTACCCGTGGGACAAGGCGAAGTACCTGCGCAGCGTCTACGGCACCGAGCGCACCGACCATCCCGGCGCCGACATGGTGCTCAAGGGCGACGCCGACAGGACGCACCTCCTCGGCGGCCGGCTGCGCGTGCTCCCGCAGCCGACGCACCCCGCGTTCGGGAGGTACGTGCTCACGCCGCGCGAGGTGCGCCGCCTGCTCGCCGCCAGGGGCTGGGACCGCGTGGTCGCCTTCCAGACCCGCAATCCGCTCCACCGCGCGCACGAGTATGCGCTCGTCTACGGGCTCGAGACCCTGCTCCGGGCCGGGCACGACGCGGGCGCGGCTCTCAACCCCCTCATCGGCGAGACCAAGGGCGACGACGTGCACGCCGACGTGCGCATGCGGACCTACGAGGCGCTCATCGAGACGCGCGCCCTCGGCGAGGGCGACAGCGATCCCACGCTCTGGGGGCCGCGCGGCGAGTCGGTGCCCGACCGGGTCATCCTCCTCGGCCTCGACATCAAGATGTTCTACGCCGGCCCGAAGGAGGCGGTGATGCACGGCATATACCGGCAGAACTTCGGCTTCACCGACCTGGTCGTCGGCCGCAAGCACGCGGATGCGCCCTTCCACGACGGCACGCCCATCTGGGGCGACTTCGACGCGCAGGAGGTCTTCGGCTCGCTCCGGGGCGACCTCGGGATCAAGCCCGTCAAGGTCGGCTTCGCCGCCTACTACGAGTCGGTCGGGCGCGTCGACCTGATGGACAACCATCCCGGCGAGAAGCCGCTCACCATCTCCGGCAAGGACGTGCGCAGGGCGCTCCTCGAGGGCCGCGAGGTGGACCCGCGCATCATGCGGCCGAGCACGGCGCGGATCCTCGCGGCGGCGATGACCGGGGGCTGA
- a CDS encoding sigma-70 family RNA polymerase sigma factor has translation MARAAARPIWHERSVAPSDWELVQRARTGDHDAFRELVERYQRKIAALALGMLRSREDALDIVQETFTKAYQSLDRFKGDAAFYTWVYRIAYNLCVDHQRRAAKGPQIGLDAEEDAPSARADGPHPDEPFARARDAEIARRVRAAIQDLTPDHRAVILLRELEGLSYAEISQVLECPKGTVMSRLHYARRQLQRRLRELL, from the coding sequence ATAGCCCGGGCGGCGGCCCGTCCTATCTGGCACGAGCGTTCCGTGGCTCCTAGCGACTGGGAGCTCGTCCAGCGCGCGCGGACGGGTGACCACGACGCCTTCCGCGAGCTGGTCGAGCGCTACCAGCGCAAGATCGCCGCGCTGGCGCTCGGCATGCTGCGCAGCCGCGAAGACGCCCTCGACATCGTGCAGGAAACGTTCACGAAAGCCTACCAGAGCCTCGACCGCTTCAAGGGAGACGCCGCCTTCTACACCTGGGTGTACCGCATCGCCTACAACCTGTGCGTGGACCACCAGCGGCGAGCTGCCAAGGGGCCGCAGATCGGCCTCGACGCCGAGGAGGACGCCCCGTCGGCCCGCGCCGACGGCCCCCACCCTGACGAGCCCTTCGCGCGGGCGCGCGATGCCGAGATCGCCCGCCGGGTGCGCGCGGCCATCCAAGATTTGACCCCCGATCACCGAGCGGTCATACTCCTGCGCGAGTTGGAGGGGCTCTCCTACGCGGAGATCAGCCAGGTTCTCGAGTGTCCCAAGGGGACGGTGATGAGCCGTCTCCACTACGCGCGCCGCCAGCTCCAGCGGCGTCTCCGGGAGCTCCTGTGA
- the polA gene encoding DNA polymerase I encodes MGSASPALRPRLYLIDGSGYVYRAFHAIPSLGTSRGVPTNAVYGFTNMVAKLLREEGPRYLAVVFDLPGETFRDQLYAGYKTSRAPVPDELRPQMGYVRKVVEALRLPVVEVPGVEADDVIGTLARQASQAGVETVIVTGDKDLMQLVDERTTWLDTMRDRRCGPAEVRERFGVEPALVPDVLGLMGDPIDDIPGVRGIGEKTAATLVREVGPVEEILAHLDAVERTGLRGAKKIREALAREAETARLSKQLATIRRDLPVALDLERLRWQGPDTEKLRPLFAELEFTSLLRELAPSGAVPEVEHTTLRRPEEVRTALGALAAAGAVAIVPVGARLEALALAGPSGPVVVIAEPDAPGALAALAPLVGDLAVTKLGADLKALRVALARRGVALAGPGFDIALASYCLNPSRAEHGIAALAEELLGVGRDDGADPTLAACRAAGAAHALRPLLEERLRAHAMERLFYELEMPLAEVLAEMELAGIRIDVAALGALSAELGAALGRLMAEIYALAGSEFNVNSPPQLRTVLFERLGISPRGVRRGKTGLSTDVDVLTRLAEQHPLPAKVLEYRALAKLKSTYVDALPALVDPATGRLHTSFNQTVAATGRLSSSDPNLQNIPIRSEEGRRIRAAFVAAPGHRLVSADYSQIELRVLAHLSGDRALIDAFAAGEDIHARTAAEVFADRPPAEGRRLAKVMNYGIVYGMGAARAAREIGVSQAEAAAYIDRYLGRYPGVRAFIDSTVAEARARGYVTTVLGRRRYLPELGARDPAVRQFAERAATNTPIQGSAADLIKLAMLEVRRRLAAAGGGARLLLQVHDELVLEVPADRLAAVESAVREAMEHVYPLRVPLEVDVRHGATWAEAH; translated from the coding sequence ATGGGATCGGCCTCGCCGGCTCTCCGGCCGCGCCTCTACCTGATCGACGGCAGCGGGTACGTCTATCGCGCCTTCCACGCGATCCCGAGCCTCGGGACCTCGCGCGGGGTCCCGACCAACGCCGTCTACGGCTTCACCAACATGGTCGCCAAGCTCCTGCGCGAGGAGGGGCCGCGGTACCTGGCGGTGGTCTTCGACCTGCCGGGCGAGACCTTCCGCGACCAGCTCTACGCCGGCTACAAGACCTCGCGCGCGCCCGTGCCCGACGAGCTCCGCCCGCAGATGGGCTACGTGCGCAAGGTGGTCGAGGCGCTCCGCCTCCCGGTGGTCGAGGTGCCCGGGGTCGAGGCCGACGATGTGATCGGGACGCTCGCCCGCCAGGCGAGCCAGGCCGGCGTCGAGACCGTGATCGTGACCGGCGACAAGGACCTGATGCAGCTGGTCGACGAGCGGACCACCTGGCTCGACACCATGCGCGACCGCCGCTGCGGCCCGGCCGAGGTGCGCGAGCGCTTCGGGGTCGAGCCGGCGCTCGTGCCCGACGTGCTCGGGCTGATGGGCGACCCCATCGACGACATCCCGGGCGTGCGCGGCATCGGCGAGAAGACGGCGGCGACGCTGGTGCGGGAGGTGGGGCCGGTGGAGGAGATCCTCGCCCACCTGGACGCGGTCGAGCGCACCGGCCTCCGCGGCGCGAAGAAGATCCGCGAGGCGCTCGCGCGCGAGGCGGAGACGGCGCGGCTCTCGAAGCAGCTCGCGACCATTCGCCGTGACCTGCCCGTCGCGCTCGACCTGGAACGGCTCCGCTGGCAGGGCCCGGACACGGAGAAGCTCCGCCCGCTCTTCGCCGAGCTCGAGTTCACCTCGCTCCTGCGCGAGCTCGCGCCGAGCGGCGCGGTGCCGGAGGTCGAGCACACGACCCTGCGGCGGCCCGAGGAGGTGCGCACCGCGCTCGGAGCCCTCGCCGCGGCGGGCGCGGTTGCCATCGTCCCGGTGGGTGCCCGGCTCGAGGCGCTCGCGCTCGCGGGGCCGAGCGGCCCGGTCGTCGTGATCGCCGAGCCCGACGCACCGGGCGCGCTGGCGGCGCTCGCCCCGCTCGTGGGCGACCTCGCCGTCACCAAGCTCGGCGCCGACCTGAAGGCGCTCCGCGTGGCGCTCGCCCGCCGCGGCGTCGCGCTCGCGGGCCCCGGCTTCGACATCGCGCTGGCCTCGTACTGCCTGAATCCCTCGCGCGCCGAGCACGGGATCGCCGCGCTCGCCGAGGAGCTCTTGGGCGTGGGGCGCGACGACGGCGCCGACCCGACGCTCGCCGCCTGCCGCGCCGCCGGCGCGGCGCACGCGCTGAGACCGCTCCTCGAGGAGCGCCTGCGGGCGCACGCGATGGAGCGGCTCTTCTACGAGCTCGAGATGCCGCTCGCCGAGGTGCTGGCCGAGATGGAGCTGGCCGGCATCCGGATCGACGTCGCGGCGCTCGGGGCGCTGTCGGCCGAGCTCGGCGCGGCGCTCGGGCGCCTGATGGCGGAGATCTACGCGCTCGCCGGCTCCGAGTTCAACGTCAACTCGCCGCCACAGCTCCGCACGGTGCTCTTCGAGCGCCTCGGCATCTCGCCCCGCGGCGTGCGCCGGGGGAAGACCGGGCTCTCGACCGACGTGGACGTGCTCACCCGCCTCGCCGAGCAGCACCCGCTGCCCGCCAAGGTCCTCGAGTACCGTGCGCTCGCCAAGCTCAAGTCGACCTACGTCGACGCGCTCCCCGCCTTGGTCGATCCCGCGACCGGCCGCCTCCACACCTCGTTCAACCAGACCGTGGCCGCGACCGGGCGGCTCTCGAGCTCCGACCCGAACCTCCAGAACATCCCGATCCGCAGCGAGGAAGGGCGCCGCATCCGCGCGGCCTTCGTCGCCGCGCCGGGCCACCGGCTCGTGTCGGCGGACTACTCGCAGATCGAGCTGCGCGTCCTGGCGCACCTCTCCGGAGACCGGGCCCTCATCGACGCCTTTGCGGCGGGCGAGGACATCCACGCGCGCACGGCCGCCGAGGTGTTCGCGGACCGCCCGCCGGCCGAGGGCCGGCGGCTCGCCAAGGTCATGAACTACGGCATCGTCTACGGGATGGGGGCGGCGCGGGCGGCGCGCGAGATCGGCGTCTCCCAGGCCGAGGCCGCGGCGTACATCGATCGCTACCTCGGCCGCTACCCCGGCGTGCGGGCCTTCATCGACTCGACCGTCGCGGAGGCGCGCGCGCGGGGCTACGTGACCACGGTCCTCGGGCGGCGTCGCTACCTCCCCGAGCTCGGGGCCCGCGACCCCGCCGTGCGGCAGTTCGCCGAGCGGGCGGCCACCAACACCCCCATCCAGGGCTCGGCCGCCGACCTGATCAAGCTCGCCATGCTGGAGGTCCGGCGTCGCCTCGCAGCCGCGGGGGGCGGGGCCCGCCTGCTCCTCCAAGTGCATGACGAGCTCGTGCTGGAGGTCCCCGCGGATCGGCTCGCTGCCGTCGAGTCGGCCGTGCGGGAGGCCATGGAGCACGTCTACCCTCTGCGGGTCCCGCTCGAGGTGGACGTGCGCCACGGCGCCACCTGGGCGGAGGCCCATTGA
- a CDS encoding ATP-binding cassette domain-containing protein — protein sequence MIEVANLSKRYGELAAVRDASFTAPAGQILGFLGPNGAGKTTTMRIITGFLPATSGTVRVEGFDVFTHSSEVRRRIGYLPESPPLYNDMTVAGYLRFVARLKGMARADLAGALDRVLETCGLVGVRDRLLGHLSKGFRQRVGLAQALIHDPPVLILDEPTLGLDPRQIIEIRSLIKTLGGKRTVVLSTHILPEVSQVCDKVVIINDGRIVVEDQLANLTRGRTLEDVFLEAISRDTGDGPGAAAATDA from the coding sequence ATGATCGAGGTCGCGAACCTGAGCAAGCGCTACGGCGAGCTGGCCGCGGTGCGCGACGCCTCGTTCACGGCGCCCGCCGGGCAGATCCTGGGCTTCCTCGGCCCCAACGGCGCGGGCAAGACCACCACCATGCGCATCATCACCGGCTTCCTGCCCGCCACCAGCGGCACGGTCCGGGTCGAGGGTTTCGACGTCTTCACCCACTCGAGCGAGGTCCGCCGCCGCATCGGCTACCTGCCCGAGAGCCCGCCCCTCTACAACGACATGACGGTGGCCGGCTACCTGCGCTTCGTCGCCAGGCTGAAGGGCATGGCGCGCGCCGACCTCGCCGGCGCGCTCGATCGGGTGCTCGAGACCTGCGGCCTCGTGGGCGTGCGCGACCGGCTCCTCGGCCATCTCTCCAAGGGGTTCCGGCAGCGGGTCGGGCTCGCCCAGGCCCTCATCCACGACCCGCCGGTCCTGATCCTCGATGAGCCCACCCTCGGCCTCGACCCCAGGCAGATCATCGAGATCCGGAGCCTCATCAAGACGCTCGGCGGCAAGCGCACCGTCGTCCTCTCGACCCACATCCTGCCCGAGGTGTCGCAGGTCTGTGACAAGGTGGTCATCATCAACGACGGCCGCATCGTGGTCGAGGATCAGCTCGCGAACCTGACCCGCGGGCGGACGCTCGAGGACGTCTTCCTCGAGGCCATCTCGCGCGACACGGGCGACGGCCCGGGCGCCGCGGCCGCCACGGACGCGTGA